The sequence below is a genomic window from Desulfatiglans sp..
GGGTTAAGACAAATGAGGATCTGGCAAATTTAGTCACCAAGACAATATTGCAGATTGAACCAATAACCAGGACAGAGACAATGCTCGCATTTAAGGCATACTCAAAACATGATCTTGAGGCGATATTTAGCATAGGAATGTAATATTTCATCTAAGATATGAATCATTGTTGTCCAAACTAAAACAAGAGGGCGAAGAGACTATGTAAAAGGGGATGTTGCAAGGTTATTAGATTAAACAGAACCAACCGTATAACATAACGGTGTCCTATTTCTAC
It includes:
- a CDS encoding Lrp/AsnC family transcriptional regulator, with the protein product MVTSIILMNVERKNINQVAEQLADVNGITEVYSVSGKYDLIAIARVKTNEDLANLVTKTILQIEPITRTETMLAFKAYSKHDLEAIFSIGM